A single genomic interval of Synechococcales cyanobacterium CNB harbors:
- a CDS encoding PEP-CTERM sorting domain-containing protein — MRCQETQSGPQMQRPLFVRFLILATTALASAAHAQRSATLFGLGDLPGGDFNSIASRVSSDGRAVTGYSLSGGGFPGSFEAFRWTHDEGMIPLGKLDGAIESYGNAVSADGRYVVGSSGGEAFRWADGVGLEALGRLDGWSFANGVSSDGRVVVGFGRPAGGSEAFRWTPETGMVGLGFLPGASSSSAAGVTDDGTVIAGSSGGRIFLWREETGMVDLGLPPGWKDASAVSLSTTGKAIGGGGSNGQYAIEAFLWTADGGMRGLGFLSETTKLSYAYGVTSDGRYVVGRSHNGVKEEAFIWSEEWGMRSLREVLLEHGVDAQAMGWRLMEATSITVVDNTLFIVGTGLSGTLQQEAWMAHIPIPAPASLAIFALAAATARYRR; from the coding sequence ATGCGCTGTCAAGAAACCCAATCAGGTCCGCAGATGCAACGCCCTCTGTTCGTCCGCTTCCTCATCCTGGCGACGACCGCCCTCGCATCGGCCGCGCACGCCCAACGCTCGGCGACGCTCTTCGGACTCGGCGACCTGCCCGGCGGCGACTTCAACAGCATCGCTTCGCGGGTGTCTTCTGACGGCCGCGCCGTCACGGGCTACAGCCTTTCCGGCGGCGGTTTCCCGGGTTCATTCGAGGCCTTCCGATGGACGCACGACGAGGGCATGATCCCGCTCGGAAAACTCGACGGCGCCATCGAGTCCTATGGCAACGCGGTCTCTGCAGATGGCCGCTATGTGGTTGGCAGCAGCGGAGGTGAAGCCTTCCGCTGGGCAGATGGTGTCGGCCTCGAAGCACTCGGAAGGCTCGATGGTTGGAGTTTCGCCAACGGCGTTTCAAGTGACGGTCGCGTTGTTGTCGGTTTCGGGAGGCCAGCTGGAGGCAGCGAGGCCTTCCGCTGGACGCCGGAGACCGGCATGGTGGGTCTTGGCTTCCTTCCCGGCGCATCGAGCAGCAGCGCTGCGGGGGTGACCGATGACGGCACGGTCATTGCGGGTTCCAGCGGGGGGCGCATCTTCCTCTGGCGCGAAGAGACCGGCATGGTCGATCTGGGCCTGCCGCCGGGTTGGAAGGACGCGTCGGCGGTCTCTCTCTCCACGACAGGCAAGGCGATCGGAGGTGGTGGAAGCAACGGCCAGTACGCCATCGAAGCCTTCCTCTGGACCGCCGATGGGGGCATGAGAGGGCTTGGGTTCCTGAGCGAGACGACCAAACTCAGCTATGCTTACGGCGTGACCTCTGATGGCAGGTATGTCGTCGGCCGCTCCCACAACGGCGTCAAGGAGGAGGCGTTCATCTGGTCCGAGGAATGGGGGATGCGTTCGTTGCGCGAAGTCCTCCTCGAGCACGGCGTGGACGCCCAGGCCATGGGCTGGCGCTTGATGGAGGCGACAAGCATCACGGTCGTGGACAATACGCTCTTCATCGTCGGCACCGGCCTGAGCGGCACCCTCCAGCAGGAAGCCTGGATGGCCCATATCCCCATCCCTGCTCCAGCTTCGCTTGCGATCTTTGCGCTCGCTGCGGCAACAGCGCGGTACCGACGCTGA
- a CDS encoding MBL fold metallo-hydrolase — translation MSEKREMRWRWRLLDAGPLLLDGGSMFGVVPRVVWSRSVVADERNRIALHHNCLLLESESVDPSLGRVRRVVIETGTGGKLDAKMAEIFGVGGRTVETAVNEAGLACDEIDTVIVSHLHFDHAGGLTRRVRAGESPDWRAGPGEASGECAEVKRTFPNAEIVAQRREWEVALANDAVMTRTYYRDHLLPIADRLRLVDSARPFPAGVLPHRDEMPRVPLSYRETTVLPGVRVFLAPGHTWGQQAIRFVDVDGRSVVFTPDVMPSVWHVGAAYSLAYDVEPYTSMVTKRWFLDEAARGEWTLVLDHEPRTPVVRVSPNGKGWYELTPVQGIGR, via the coding sequence ATGAGCGAGAAACGGGAGATGCGGTGGCGGTGGCGGCTCCTGGACGCCGGGCCGCTGCTGCTGGACGGGGGTTCGATGTTCGGCGTGGTGCCGCGGGTGGTCTGGTCTCGGAGCGTCGTCGCCGACGAGCGGAACCGGATTGCCCTGCATCACAACTGCCTGCTGCTGGAGTCGGAGTCGGTCGATCCGTCGCTCGGGCGGGTTCGGCGGGTCGTGATCGAGACCGGGACGGGCGGCAAGCTCGACGCCAAGATGGCCGAGATCTTCGGGGTCGGCGGTCGCACGGTGGAGACGGCCGTGAACGAAGCGGGCCTTGCGTGCGACGAGATCGACACGGTGATCGTTTCCCACCTGCACTTCGATCACGCCGGCGGCCTGACGCGCCGGGTACGAGCCGGCGAGTCGCCGGACTGGCGCGCCGGGCCCGGCGAGGCGAGCGGCGAATGCGCCGAGGTCAAGCGGACGTTCCCGAACGCGGAGATCGTAGCGCAACGGCGCGAGTGGGAGGTCGCGCTCGCCAACGATGCGGTGATGACCCGGACGTACTACCGCGACCACCTGCTGCCGATCGCGGACCGGCTTCGGCTGGTGGATTCGGCGCGGCCGTTCCCCGCGGGCGTGCTCCCGCACCGTGACGAGATGCCGCGCGTGCCCTTGTCGTACAGGGAGACGACCGTGTTGCCGGGGGTGCGGGTGTTCCTCGCGCCGGGGCACACCTGGGGCCAGCAGGCGATCCGGTTCGTGGACGTTGACGGGCGGAGCGTCGTATTCACGCCGGACGTCATGCCGTCGGTGTGGCACGTCGGGGCGGCGTACAGCCTGGCATACGACGTGGAGCCGTATACGTCGATGGTGACAAAGCGATGGTTCCTCGACGAAGCCGCTCGAGGCGAGTGGACGCTCGTGCTGGACCACGAGCCACGGACGCCGGTCGTGCGGGTTTCCCCGAACGGGAAGGGATGGTACGAGTTGACGCCCGTGCAGGGGATCGGGAGGTGA
- the queG gene encoding tRNA epoxyqueuosine(34) reductase QueG: MPPLSASFQVPSLVPDSPEQLGRETLALCRVQGFALAGIADCSPSRRAEEFRAWLAAGMHGTMDWLAETADDRTDPARLLRGARSAVMVADQYAPRGRTADSPVPATHGRIARYARGRDYHRVMKRRLHAVCDTLRERHPGERFRAFVDTAPVPERELAARAGLGWIGKHTLLINPQRGSWLLLGGFLTTLDLRDPDTAAVADHCGTCTRCIDACPTGAISPYNVDASRCISYLTIERRDPIGPEFHGSLEGWLVGCDICQEVCPHNSPRPGDAATGDRHHDYTPRRDSFDLLDVLGWDEATRRGRFANSAMKRITLAHMKRTAAILLADRLTADGSSAEMAASIDRLRDTAWNAAEEPTVRAAAREALARLTTPAAT, translated from the coding sequence ATACCTCCGCTTTCGGCCTCCTTTCAAGTACCATCCCTCGTGCCCGATTCCCCCGAGCAACTCGGCCGCGAGACGCTCGCACTCTGCCGCGTGCAGGGCTTTGCGCTCGCCGGGATCGCGGACTGCTCACCGTCGCGGCGCGCGGAAGAGTTCCGCGCGTGGCTGGCGGCGGGCATGCACGGCACGATGGACTGGCTCGCGGAGACCGCCGACGACCGGACCGACCCAGCGCGGTTGTTGCGCGGAGCACGCTCCGCGGTCATGGTCGCAGACCAGTACGCGCCGCGCGGTCGCACGGCGGATTCGCCCGTGCCCGCGACGCACGGCCGCATCGCCCGCTACGCACGCGGGCGCGACTACCACCGCGTGATGAAGCGCCGTCTTCACGCCGTCTGCGACACCCTCCGCGAGCGCCACCCCGGCGAGCGGTTCCGCGCGTTCGTGGACACGGCGCCGGTTCCTGAACGCGAGCTCGCCGCCCGCGCGGGCCTCGGCTGGATCGGCAAGCACACGCTCCTCATCAACCCGCAGCGAGGCTCGTGGCTCCTGCTCGGGGGCTTCCTGACGACGCTCGACCTGCGCGACCCGGACACCGCGGCGGTGGCCGACCACTGCGGCACCTGCACCCGCTGCATCGACGCCTGCCCGACAGGCGCGATTTCGCCCTACAACGTGGACGCCTCGCGCTGCATCAGTTACCTCACCATCGAGCGCCGCGACCCGATCGGACCCGAGTTCCACGGCTCGCTCGAAGGCTGGCTTGTCGGGTGCGACATCTGCCAGGAAGTCTGCCCGCACAACTCACCCCGACCGGGCGATGCGGCAACGGGCGATCGACACCACGACTACACCCCGCGCCGCGACTCGTTCGACCTGCTCGACGTGCTCGGCTGGGATGAGGCGACGCGCCGCGGCCGCTTCGCCAACAGCGCGATGAAGCGGATCACGCTGGCACACATGAAGCGAACCGCCGCGATTCTGCTCGCGGACCGGCTGACGGCTGACGGATCGTCAGCGGAGATGGCAGCATCGATCGACCGGCTCCGCGACACCGCCTGGAACGCGGCGGAAGAGCCGACTGTCCGCGCTGCCGCACGCGAAGCGCTCGCGCGGCTCACGACCCCGGCCGCGACCTGA
- a CDS encoding dihydroorotase produces the protein MPTLLIVGGRLVDPASGTDASLDLALAEGRVAAIGRGLDRSGADRVIDASGLLVAPGLIDPHVHLREPGGEHKETLATGSAAAVAGGFTTVCCMPNTTPAIDSPELVAFVRDRAARTARCRVYAVAAATKGRLGEELAEIGLCADAGAVGFSDDGDCVASAGMMRSVLRAVGATGLAFMQHCQEPTLTRGASMHAGDVAVRLGLIGWPREAEETIVERDLRLNRAIGCRYHVQHASCAGTVELVRRARAEGLPVTAEASPHHLLLTHGACETYDTATKMNPPLREERDVRALREGVADGTISVLATDHAPHTPDEKDRPFEEAPFGIIGLETALALYAEALVATGLIDWPRLIALMTVEPARLTRLDEHALGRLEVGGPADVTLIDPDLEWTVAERDLAGRSRNTPFLGRRVRGRAVCTLVAGRVMHELPQMAHA, from the coding sequence ATGCCCACGCTCCTCATCGTCGGCGGACGGCTCGTTGACCCCGCCTCGGGGACGGACGCCTCGCTCGACCTCGCTCTCGCCGAAGGGCGTGTCGCCGCCATCGGCCGCGGCCTGGACCGCTCCGGCGCGGACCGCGTCATCGACGCCTCCGGCCTCCTCGTCGCCCCCGGCCTCATCGACCCGCACGTCCACCTCCGCGAGCCGGGCGGCGAGCACAAGGAGACCCTGGCCACCGGCTCGGCCGCGGCGGTCGCCGGCGGCTTCACGACCGTCTGCTGCATGCCGAACACGACGCCGGCGATCGACTCCCCGGAGCTGGTCGCGTTCGTGCGCGACCGGGCCGCCCGCACGGCCCGCTGCCGCGTCTACGCCGTCGCCGCCGCGACCAAGGGCAGGCTGGGCGAAGAACTGGCGGAGATCGGCCTGTGCGCGGACGCGGGAGCGGTCGGCTTCTCCGACGACGGCGACTGCGTGGCCTCGGCGGGCATGATGCGGAGCGTGCTGCGGGCGGTCGGGGCGACCGGCCTCGCGTTCATGCAGCACTGCCAGGAACCGACACTGACACGCGGCGCCTCCATGCATGCGGGCGACGTGGCGGTACGGCTGGGGTTGATCGGCTGGCCGCGCGAGGCCGAGGAGACGATCGTCGAACGCGACCTGCGCCTGAACCGGGCGATCGGCTGCCGCTACCACGTGCAGCACGCCTCGTGCGCGGGAACGGTCGAGCTGGTTCGACGGGCGCGGGCGGAGGGCCTGCCGGTGACGGCCGAGGCCTCGCCGCACCACCTGCTGCTGACGCACGGGGCGTGCGAGACCTACGACACGGCGACGAAGATGAACCCGCCGCTGCGCGAGGAGCGCGACGTGCGGGCTCTGCGCGAGGGCGTTGCCGACGGCACGATCAGCGTGCTGGCGACCGACCACGCGCCACACACGCCGGACGAGAAGGACCGGCCGTTCGAGGAGGCGCCGTTCGGCATCATCGGGCTGGAGACCGCGCTCGCGCTGTACGCCGAGGCGCTGGTGGCGACGGGGCTGATCGACTGGCCGCGGCTGATCGCGCTCATGACCGTCGAACCGGCGCGGCTGACCCGCCTCGACGAGCACGCCCTGGGCAGGCTCGAAGTCGGCGGCCCTGCCGATGTGACTCTCATCGACCCGGACCTCGAGTGGACGGTCGCCGAGCGCGACCTGGCGGGGCGGTCGCGGAACACGCCGTTCCTCGGGCGGCGCGTGCGCGGACGGGCGGTCTGCACCCTGGTCGCCGGCCGGGTGATGCACGAACTGCCGCAGATGGCCCACGCCTGA
- a CDS encoding ester cyclase codes for MPLSPQEMDRKIDEHFGFEATDDIEGVVATLAPDATHDIVGFPTGPTRGRERAREFYRRMFADLAESRVTPLKRLYGDNFMIDESVWEGRAPGRPFGLDGRNRPLRFRILHVLEFTSDGRHIEREQVWVDMAAILRQLPQDEHA; via the coding sequence ATGCCGCTGTCCCCGCAGGAGATGGACCGCAAGATCGACGAGCACTTCGGCTTCGAGGCGACCGACGACATCGAGGGCGTCGTCGCCACGCTCGCGCCGGACGCCACGCACGACATCGTGGGGTTCCCGACCGGCCCGACCCGCGGCAGGGAGCGCGCCCGCGAGTTCTACCGACGGATGTTCGCCGACCTGGCCGAGAGTCGCGTGACCCCGCTCAAGCGTCTCTACGGCGACAACTTCATGATCGACGAGTCGGTGTGGGAGGGTCGCGCCCCGGGGAGGCCGTTCGGCCTCGACGGCCGCAACCGGCCGCTGCGGTTCCGCATCCTCCACGTGCTCGAGTTCACCTCCGACGGCCGGCACATCGAGCGCGAGCAGGTCTGGGTCGACATGGCCGCGATCCTTCGGCAGCTCCCGCAGGACGAGCACGCATGA
- a CDS encoding GNAT family N-acetyltransferase codes for MNIDLVPAEAGHFAELARICHLAFDTLQARHGVHRDVPTEEIGGLIIGGVLHRPDYIGVVAVADGRVVGSNFLLLADEVCGVGPITVDPTVQSRGVGRLLMQWAIDEARRRRGPRPRVRLFQEAVNTTSLSLYTRLGFRWRDSAALMQAKPADTDDASVRPMTGDDLPHVQRLSARHDGASRVNDASMLLGMELPAFVRERDGRVVGYQIASLFGHAAAETVDDLLVLAGQTARRVPPPMGVVIVPMSQPSLFEAALSAGFRVLKILNSMSLEEFDLPRGPSFPSIQR; via the coding sequence ATGAACATCGACCTGGTTCCGGCCGAGGCGGGTCACTTCGCCGAGCTTGCCCGCATCTGCCACCTGGCGTTCGACACGCTCCAGGCGCGTCACGGCGTTCATCGGGACGTGCCGACCGAGGAGATCGGCGGGCTGATCATCGGCGGCGTGCTCCACCGTCCGGACTACATCGGCGTGGTCGCCGTCGCGGACGGACGCGTCGTCGGCTCCAACTTTCTCCTGCTGGCGGATGAGGTCTGCGGCGTCGGACCGATCACGGTCGATCCGACGGTACAGTCCCGCGGTGTGGGCCGGCTGCTCATGCAGTGGGCGATCGACGAAGCCCGCCGCCGCCGAGGTCCGCGGCCTCGCGTGCGGTTGTTCCAGGAGGCGGTCAACACGACCTCGCTGTCGCTCTACACGCGCCTGGGTTTCCGCTGGCGGGACTCGGCCGCGTTGATGCAGGCGAAGCCGGCGGACACCGACGATGCCTCGGTGCGCCCGATGACCGGGGACGACCTCCCCCACGTGCAGCGGCTCTCGGCGCGGCATGACGGCGCCTCGCGCGTGAACGACGCCTCCATGCTGCTCGGCATGGAGCTGCCGGCGTTCGTCCGCGAGCGTGATGGGCGAGTGGTCGGCTACCAGATCGCTTCGCTCTTCGGGCACGCCGCGGCCGAGACCGTTGACGACCTGCTCGTCCTCGCGGGCCAGACGGCGCGGCGCGTGCCGCCGCCCATGGGCGTGGTCATCGTGCCGATGAGCCAGCCGTCGCTGTTCGAGGCCGCGCTGTCGGCGGGCTTCCGCGTCCTGAAGATCCTGAACTCCATGTCGCTGGAGGAGTTCGATCTTCCTCGCGGGCCTTCGTTCCCGTCCATCCAGCGCTAG
- a CDS encoding TetR/AcrR family transcriptional regulator yields MPANRVVTRRDNQRHRTRKDLLEAAARLLRRGGVPDMDEVAAEAMVSRATAYRYFPSVEALLVEAPLDGLIPGPERVFPADDGSTDPAERVDRAEAALHEACCRYEAQLRLMLAASLARTAKGSRRGGVPVRQNRRTLLIEAALAPARRRFSKPAYARLCAALAMVLGTESMIVFRDVLGLDERTARKVKRWTVRSLVAAALKDSDRRRRGRAGL; encoded by the coding sequence ATGCCGGCCAATCGCGTGGTCACACGACGGGACAATCAGCGCCACCGAACCCGCAAGGACCTGCTCGAGGCGGCGGCCCGGCTGCTCCGGCGTGGGGGCGTGCCCGACATGGACGAGGTGGCCGCGGAGGCGATGGTCTCGCGGGCGACGGCGTACCGCTACTTCCCCAGCGTCGAGGCGCTGCTGGTCGAAGCGCCGCTGGACGGGCTGATCCCCGGGCCCGAGCGGGTCTTTCCCGCCGATGACGGATCGACCGATCCCGCCGAGCGCGTCGACCGGGCCGAGGCCGCCCTGCACGAGGCGTGCTGCCGCTACGAGGCGCAGCTCCGCCTGATGCTCGCCGCGAGCCTTGCACGAACCGCGAAGGGGTCGCGGCGTGGCGGCGTCCCCGTGCGTCAGAACCGCCGCACCCTGCTCATCGAGGCGGCGCTCGCGCCGGCGCGGCGTCGCTTCTCGAAGCCCGCGTACGCGCGGCTGTGCGCGGCGCTGGCTATGGTCCTGGGCACCGAGTCGATGATCGTCTTCCGGGACGTCCTGGGCCTGGACGAGCGGACGGCGCGCAAGGTCAAGCGTTGGACGGTCCGATCGCTCGTCGCCGCCGCGCTCAAGGACTCGGACAGGCGGCGCCGGGGCCGGGCGGGGCTTTGA
- a CDS encoding MBL fold metallo-hydrolase, which produces MATVTEISPGVHRISILYREINLQFNHFLVVDEEPLLYHTGMRRMFPEVLSAVRRVIDPAELRWIGFGHFEVDECGSLNEWLRIAPRAEAVSGVVGSLVNLNDFADRPPRVLTPDETLVTGAFRFRHRPTPHLPHGWDAGVLFEETRRVLFCGDLFTHNGDAEPLTESDVLGRARDSLAAFQAGPLMDYMPYTPNTRPLLEGLAALHPRTLAIMHGSSFTGDCASALLGLDGVMKEMLGSPTRR; this is translated from the coding sequence ATGGCGACCGTCACCGAGATCTCACCGGGCGTTCACCGGATCAGCATCCTCTACCGCGAGATCAACCTGCAGTTCAACCACTTCCTCGTGGTCGACGAGGAGCCCCTGCTGTACCACACCGGCATGCGGCGCATGTTCCCCGAGGTACTCAGCGCGGTCCGCCGCGTGATCGACCCGGCGGAGCTCCGCTGGATCGGGTTCGGCCACTTCGAGGTGGACGAGTGCGGCTCGCTCAACGAGTGGCTCCGCATCGCGCCGCGGGCCGAGGCGGTGTCGGGCGTCGTCGGCTCGCTGGTGAACCTCAACGACTTCGCCGACCGTCCCCCGCGCGTGCTGACGCCGGACGAGACGCTGGTCACGGGCGCGTTCCGCTTCAGGCACAGGCCCACGCCGCACCTCCCGCACGGCTGGGACGCGGGCGTGCTCTTCGAGGAGACGCGGCGGGTCTTGTTCTGCGGGGACCTGTTCACGCACAACGGCGACGCCGAGCCGCTGACCGAATCCGACGTCCTCGGGCGTGCGCGCGACTCGCTCGCGGCGTTCCAGGCGGGACCGCTCATGGACTACATGCCGTACACCCCGAACACGCGTCCGCTGCTGGAGGGGCTGGCCGCGCTGCACCCGCGGACACTCGCGATCATGCACGGCAGCTCCTTCACCGGCGATTGCGCGTCCGCCCTTCTCGGGCTGGACGGCGTGATGAAGGAGATGCTCGGCTCGCCCACGCGCCGATGA
- a CDS encoding alpha-L-rhamnosidase, with protein MARAGLVLACAAAAWVFGGARAAADGTGHLRATDLRCEYLREPLGVEEPSPRLTWVVESDRRDETQTAYQVLVASSADRLARDQGDLWDSGKVLSSATAHVVYAGTPLASRRACYWKVRAWDRDGAAGDWSAPARWEMGLLAPEDWSAEWIEAGPSRVGVEVESAVYSTVDGAVRADVTERVDAMVARGEAIVASNSALGGDPAFGVPKRLAVTYRINGATLRADAAENAQALLARERLPYLRRSFAVGKPVARARLYATALGVYEAYLNGDRVGDARLSPGWTDYRERVRYQVHDVTDRISPGENVIGAMVGPGWFCGRAGLFQVRAFYGQTQAFLAQLEITYADGSVERIVTDATWRRHDGPIMAADLMDGEVHDARGEVEGWCAAGLDDAAWTPVTVRAESRRLVGEVDHPVRELLELPAVSVAEPAGGRWTFDLGQNMVGVVRLRVRCEPGTVLTVRHAEMLNPDGTIYTANLRAAAATDTFICKGGVEVWQPRFTFHGFRYVEVTGLRERPGPETVTGIVLGSDLAPAGEFSCSDGRIDRLQANIAWGLRGNFLSIPTDCPQRDERMGWTGDAQAFAPTAAWNADIAPFMTKWLADLGDAQREDGAHADVAPAMRGLSYGTPAWADAGVIVPWAVYRAYGDVRILERHAESMIRWVEWCRAHSSGLIRDHARGNDYGDWLSIGADTPKDLLGTAYFAHSTDLLARSLRALGRDADAARYERLFEDIRAAFVGRYVDPHGRVAGDTQTGYVLALRFGLLPDELRTAALERLVADIEAKGWRLSTGFVGVGHLLHALSDGGRDDVAYRLLVQDEFPSWLFSVKHGATTIWERWDGWTPERGMQDPGMNSFNHYALGSCGRWLFEGVAGIEPDPEHPGFARFTVRPRTDGPLTRASATYRSIRGEISVAWRRDGGTLTLAVTIPANTAATVHVPAEGGAEVLESGRALESAEGVRVLRRDGGEVVLRVGSGRYEFTSRRR; from the coding sequence ATGGCCAGAGCGGGGCTTGTCCTGGCGTGTGCGGCGGCGGCGTGGGTGTTCGGCGGGGCGCGCGCGGCCGCTGATGGCACGGGACATCTGCGCGCGACGGACCTGCGCTGCGAGTACCTGCGCGAGCCGCTCGGCGTCGAGGAGCCGTCCCCGCGCCTGACGTGGGTGGTGGAGTCGGACCGCCGGGATGAAACGCAGACCGCGTACCAGGTCCTCGTGGCGTCGTCGGCCGATCGGTTGGCGCGCGATCAGGGCGACCTCTGGGACAGCGGGAAGGTGCTCTCCAGCGCCACGGCGCACGTCGTGTACGCGGGCACGCCGCTCGCGTCGCGCCGGGCGTGCTACTGGAAGGTCAGGGCGTGGGACCGCGACGGCGCCGCGGGGGACTGGAGCGCACCGGCACGCTGGGAGATGGGTCTGCTCGCGCCCGAGGACTGGAGCGCGGAGTGGATCGAAGCGGGTCCGAGCCGCGTTGGCGTCGAGGTCGAGAGCGCGGTGTACTCCACGGTGGACGGCGCGGTCCGCGCGGACGTGACGGAGCGAGTGGACGCGATGGTCGCGCGCGGCGAGGCGATCGTGGCGAGCAACAGCGCGCTGGGCGGCGATCCCGCGTTCGGCGTGCCGAAGCGGCTCGCGGTGACGTACCGCATCAACGGGGCGACCCTGCGCGCGGACGCGGCGGAGAACGCGCAGGCGCTGCTCGCCCGGGAGCGGCTGCCCTATCTGCGGCGATCGTTCGCGGTCGGCAAGCCTGTCGCTCGGGCGCGGCTGTACGCGACCGCGCTCGGCGTGTACGAGGCGTACCTGAACGGGGATCGCGTCGGCGACGCCCGGCTCTCGCCGGGGTGGACGGACTACCGCGAGCGTGTGCGCTACCAGGTGCACGACGTGACCGACCGGATCTCGCCCGGCGAGAACGTGATCGGCGCGATGGTCGGCCCGGGGTGGTTCTGCGGCCGGGCGGGGCTGTTCCAGGTCCGGGCGTTCTACGGGCAGACCCAGGCGTTCCTGGCGCAACTGGAGATCACGTACGCGGACGGGTCGGTCGAGCGGATCGTCACCGATGCGACGTGGCGGCGGCACGACGGGCCGATCATGGCGGCGGACCTCATGGACGGCGAGGTCCACGACGCGCGGGGGGAGGTCGAGGGGTGGTGCGCCGCGGGCCTGGACGACGCCGCGTGGACGCCCGTGACGGTGCGCGCCGAGTCGCGCCGGCTGGTGGGCGAGGTCGATCATCCGGTGCGCGAGCTGCTCGAGTTGCCGGCTGTTTCGGTGGCCGAGCCGGCCGGGGGGCGGTGGACGTTCGATCTCGGGCAGAACATGGTCGGCGTGGTGCGGCTGCGCGTGCGCTGCGAGCCGGGGACGGTCCTGACCGTGCGGCACGCGGAGATGCTGAACCCCGACGGCACGATCTACACCGCGAACCTGCGGGCCGCGGCGGCGACCGACACCTTCATCTGCAAGGGCGGCGTCGAGGTGTGGCAGCCGCGCTTCACCTTCCACGGGTTCCGGTACGTGGAGGTCACGGGGCTGCGCGAGCGGCCCGGCCCGGAGACCGTGACCGGCATCGTGCTCGGGTCGGACCTAGCGCCGGCGGGCGAGTTCTCGTGCTCGGACGGGCGGATCGACCGTTTGCAGGCGAACATCGCGTGGGGGCTGCGCGGCAACTTCCTCAGCATCCCGACGGACTGCCCGCAGCGCGACGAGCGCATGGGCTGGACCGGCGACGCCCAGGCGTTCGCGCCGACGGCGGCCTGGAACGCGGACATCGCCCCGTTCATGACGAAGTGGCTGGCCGACCTGGGCGACGCCCAGCGTGAGGACGGCGCGCACGCCGACGTTGCCCCGGCGATGCGCGGGCTGAGCTACGGCACGCCCGCGTGGGCGGACGCCGGCGTCATCGTGCCGTGGGCGGTCTACCGGGCCTACGGCGACGTGCGCATCCTCGAGCGGCACGCGGAGTCGATGATCCGGTGGGTCGAGTGGTGCCGGGCCCACAGCAGCGGCCTCATCCGCGACCACGCCCGGGGCAACGACTACGGCGACTGGCTCTCGATCGGCGCGGACACGCCGAAGGACCTGCTCGGCACCGCGTACTTCGCCCACTCCACGGACCTGCTGGCGCGCAGCCTGCGCGCCCTCGGGCGCGACGCGGACGCGGCGCGCTACGAGCGGCTCTTCGAGGACATCCGCGCCGCGTTCGTCGGGCGCTACGTCGATCCGCACGGGCGCGTGGCGGGCGACACGCAGACCGGCTACGTCCTCGCGTTGCGCTTCGGGCTGCTCCCCGATGAGCTGCGGACGGCCGCGCTCGAACGCCTGGTGGCCGACATCGAGGCGAAGGGGTGGCGGCTCTCGACGGGGTTCGTGGGGGTCGGGCACCTGCTGCACGCGCTGAGCGACGGCGGGCGCGACGACGTCGCCTACCGGCTGCTGGTGCAGGACGAGTTCCCGTCGTGGCTCTTCTCGGTGAAGCACGGGGCGACGACGATCTGGGAGCGGTGGGACGGCTGGACCCCCGAGCGCGGGATGCAGGACCCCGGGATGAACTCGTTCAACCACTACGCGCTCGGCTCGTGCGGGCGCTGGCTCTTCGAGGGCGTCGCCGGGATCGAGCCGGACCCGGAGCATCCCGGCTTTGCGCGCTTCACGGTGCGGCCGCGCACGGACGGGCCGCTCACCCGTGCGAGCGCGACCTACCGCTCGATCCGCGGCGAGATCTCGGTCGCGTGGCGCCGCGACGGCGGCACGCTGACGCTCGCGGTCACGATCCCCGCGAACACGGCGGCGACGGTGCACGTGCCCGCAGAGGGGGGGGCGGAGGTGCTCGAGTCGGGGCGCGCCCTCGAGAGCGCGGAGGGCGTGCGGGTGCTGCGGCGCGACGGCGGCGAGGTCGTGCTGCGCGTGGGGTCGGGGCGGTACGAGTTCACGTCGCGGCGGCGGTGA
- a CDS encoding hydroxylase, with translation MKVHYLEIVTPSVDATCEALEQAHGVAFGKPIAELGNARTAELRGGGRIGVRAPMRATEAPVVRPYVLVDDIDAAVKAAEAAGAQVAMRPLEIPGHGTFAIYVLGGIDHGLWQLGNR, from the coding sequence TTGAAGGTCCACTACCTCGAGATCGTGACGCCTTCCGTCGATGCGACGTGCGAGGCGCTGGAGCAGGCGCACGGCGTGGCGTTCGGCAAGCCGATCGCCGAACTCGGCAACGCCCGCACCGCCGAGTTGAGGGGCGGCGGACGGATCGGCGTGCGCGCCCCGATGCGCGCGACGGAAGCGCCCGTCGTGCGGCCCTATGTCCTGGTGGACGACATCGATGCCGCGGTCAAGGCCGCCGAGGCCGCGGGGGCGCAGGTGGCGATGCGCCCGTTGGAGATTCCCGGCCACGGCACGTTCGCCATTTATGTCCTCGGCGGGATCGATCATGGCCTCTGGCAACTCGGCAACCGCTGA